Part of the Vigna radiata var. radiata cultivar VC1973A chromosome 11, Vradiata_ver6, whole genome shotgun sequence genome is shown below.
CAGTCTCAAGGGTGGTGGAAAGAAGATGGATGGTGATGCAGGGTTCTATGGGGCAAATAGGCGTGTGTTTTCACTAAGGGAGAGTGATTTCAAAGGCATGGATGAGTCTAGCTTTATTGACTTGAAGCTTGATTACTCAGCAGAATCCAAGCATGAGTTTTCTGCTGCAAAGATGAGCAACCTTGGTGATGCCTTCTCTTCTTTTAGAGGTGGCAATTTCATGGCACATGATGGGGGAGGTTCTTATGGGAGCTTGGTAGGGGATGGAGTTTTAACCAATGGAGGGTCATGTAGAATCACTGTTAATGACAGAGGAATCAAAAGGGGAAGGAAAAGCATGAAGGGTTGGAGGTGGATTTTCAGATACCATTCAAATTGGGGAAGCTCAAGGAAAAGAGATGAACATTTCATGTTCAAAGCCTGATATAGTAAGTAGCATCATCAAAAATACATATGAAAAACATCTTCCTGGTAGCTTCATAAGGGTAGTCTTAGTCTGTGGTTTAAATTGTCTGTAGTTTGGTCATTAGCCATTATCTTTCATATGTACTAATGTTTTTTCAGTAAATGAGGAAACTTCATACTTCTTGAGAAGGTCGTTGCCAAATATTTCTTATTCCACAACCAAACATTAAGAAGAAGCAAAGGAAAGTTCCTGCCAAGCCAACATTACTAATAGTCTttaattgtaaaagaaagagcCAAAAACCAATCCTGGTCACAAAATTTTCAATGTAGAAAAGTATGCAGTAGGGTAACGTAATAGATATATGATTGCACTCTCTACAACCTAAGTGGTTGCCAAATTTGACACTTGACCTGTTGCTATCACATATCCATATGATGTACATCTCCAATGCATTTATTTAACCAACCCTTCACCCATTACTGTGGCAACAACTTATCTTTAAAGGTAACTGATCTGCATTATTGAAAGAAAGGGCCAGGAAACTCAGATGTGGGGATTCTCTTTTGACTCCTTGTTGCAACTTTACTAATCTTTTGTATAAACACAAACAACTATTTGaattctttactttatttttgatattatgtttctcttcaattttcaaaatacattaatattaatatattttaaaacatttacatAGAACTTAGACTCAAAGAACACATCTTCATAATAGCcaattgttttataattatggCATTGTTAGAAATTATTCATCATTGAAGTTAGATTAATTTGCTTCATATTTTTATCTTACCTTAACTGTATAgagatttattaatttaacattGCAAAATTACTATTATcacttaaaataacataatcaattaactattataaaattactctaattataaacattaacttttaaaatatacaaaattctattttgttagaaaaatgtATAACAATTCACTATTCAAATTTACTAACATATActcatattataaaatttagcaATATATAATGACAACtatgttaaaatttaacaattaattaaattatttataaaataatcattataaattttaactatcatcaaattcatttttatcatcaatagcattacaaatttaaataatcatcTCAATTTTAATAGtaacttataaaattttcaaattctcgGAATTAATTAAATCTCATTatattataatctaattatGGACTACCATAATTGAAAACTTATGacctttattataattatttatttattaaaattttccaaattatatatattcaattataatgcaatatcatttttaaaacaagcataattttctattttcatttttttatcaatatccCTGTACCGTATGGGCCAGATGGCATCACAGAGATGACAAGCTAAATCTTGACTGTATCAGTCTAGTTCTATCTGATGTCCCCCGCAAGGATGTCTGTGCACCTCGTTCGACACTGTGTGGACATCCACCCACTAGCAACGAACTAACCTTATCTATATCGTTCCATCACATCTATGAGCACGACCATCATAAAGAGACCGCTCGATCGATGAAGTAAGGTCAAATCAATGAGAGCAAGATTAAGGTAAAAACATAATTAGTGGCATTGGGCCAacattgggccgtgattaagatTTTGCTAATCAAGGGTGCAcgacaaaaactataaataaaggtcaaaAGTGGAAGGTAGTTGGGTTACATTTACTCTGCATTAACTtctgttctttctttctctctatctctagATTGATCCGTATATTGACTTGAGTGATCTGTATATTGACTTGAGTAACTCATGTTTTTTGGATATGAGACGTAAGAGcgtggaggaagaagaaagtctttTTTATTCCCACTTTGTCCTTCTAAAATCTTGATTACTcgaatattcattaataatttttaatataaaattcatttataatgccACGTCATTAATACTTAAACggcgttaacgatttttaatgAAAGAGACTGCTTCAAATTAACAGTTCTGAGGACTCAATtggaaaagtttaaaagaagagGACCAAAATGGAAGAACGAAAATAAGAACTAAATAGTTTaaaccttatttatttttagacatgttttaaattttcagcTTATTAAAAGTAACCCCATCTTCACgaatattctaaaattatttcaaattttaaaatctgttctAACTTTACCACAAAAAAATTGAAggtaaattttaattgataaaaattacgCATTGATCACTTAAAAAGGATACGGATGAAAAAATTGGTTAGCCGTAATCGATTCTCCAAAGAGTTAGAAAAAATGAAACTTCGTAAGTTCTTTCTCAACTGGTTTTTGAACGTGAATATCATGATGTGGTATtcattattaaagttaatttttattttttctaatgtatttaaaaaaaaaaaggtcacGGGCTTCCTAAGCAAGAGAATTTCAAGTGGTATTTGCTAAACCAAACCAAAGTCCTTGTCTTTATACTATCAACCATAGTTCCAAACATAACACAGAAGATCCttgtttattatcattaaaaaaattgactaGGAATCGAAAGACAGCATGAATCGACCAAACAAATAAATCCTACAAAACATATCTAACATTGGCAAATTTGTGtaggaaaatgattttttaacaatttttttacaatatttacgTGAGAGATGTGATTAATTCATcttaaatatacaaaacaatgaaataatagcatataatttattgttaaaagattattaaaaaatgttgttaatattttatggtCATTTTTAATAGCCTTTCTaatattagaatatatatatgttttaattttattctaacattttgaatatttttatttttctttttaaaaataaattaatggaacattttcagttaaatttattatgtttaaccATATTAGTACTataatatattacattagttATTTCTATCATGCATGCCTTTTATCAAAAATCCAGTGTGATAGAATAATACACAATATTTGTTggtaaaattaaatgaaattatctgAGAAAAAGaatcattaaattaaatcacttatatatatatatatatatatatatatatatatatatatatatatatatatatatatatatatttaaagaatggTCCAATCTCTTCAAACTTGACATCTCAGCAGTCTACACTAATCCCCAAATCCTCCCTTTGCATCCTTTTAGGCAGAAACTTCCGAATAGCCAAAGCCAACAAGACTGACCAAAATGGACCCTTTCACGCCCACTTCCCAGCAGGATAATTTATTGTCCAGTGGGTCCCACATCTTCAAAATCCCAtataccaaaacaaaaaaaaaaagtatttttcttcAGCAACTTGGTCAATTGAACACGTTTACTAAATTTGTTCATTGAccatatcaaaataaaatttcatctcATACATATAAATAAGTAGATCTGTACATCCTTCAATATCCTCATTGAACAAGCTGTTCTTGGAAGGAAGAAAGAACAGAGAATGTATGTGACTAGGCCTTTATCTCTGTTTAAGAAGTCTTCAGATGCTCTGTCATTGCCTCCACCAGAAGGTCCCAATTCTGGCATTTTGGTGATCCAAGATGAAGAGATTGAGCCAACCTCTTGTTTTGGGTTAGGAGAATTTCATGAGCTGAAGGAGTTGCCTTTCCCTCAAAATTTAAACCTTGAGTTGTTCTATAGATCAGGTATTTCACTCAATAGAACCACTCATTACCACCATGTTGCCTTCATCCCAGTTCTCAACCAGCCACTCTCTTCCAACAAATACTATGTCATAAATCTAAATGGGAAGAAAAGAGGGTAAGCCTAAGCTTTCATTTCAATAAGCAAGTTAGATTTTCCTTGATGAGGGTGATTCTATTCTAATGCAAATTTGAGAATTTATCTTCTTGATATGTTTTATGTTAAGGATTATACTGATGTAATAATTTGCATTTGGTTGTGCAGGGAAGCGTATATTAACTCAAAGGAGGAGGATTTGGACACATTCTGTTTCTACAATGCTGTAACTGATGTACCTCTGCATCAAATAGATGTGAGTGACGCATATCAGGAGTTTGAGATATATCCTAGAAGAAGTAAAGTTACTTTCAGGAGTGGTTTTTCAGCTAAATCTGTTGCCCCAGATGGATACCCTCCAAGATTTTTGAGCAGAAGGTGGAAAGTGAGTGCTTCAAGTGGTTCAAGTGATTCAAGTCTAAGCGAAGCATCAGGGGTGAATGAGGCCCTCCGTGGCAGCAAGCCAGAATTCAAATTCTCCTTAGCAAAAAGGAGTTCAGACAGCGTTGTTGTGGGAAAATGGTACTGCCCCTTCATGTTTATCAAGGAAGGAACTCACAGAACATTGAAGGAAGAAATGAGAAAGTCGATGTTTTATGAAATGACACTGGAGCAGAAATGggagaaaatattttcatgcaaGAACCAGAATGAAGTGGAAAAGACTGTAGTTGTGGATGCTGTGGTTCAAAAGGAACTGGTTGTAATTGCTGGGTGGGAAGCTGTGATGGATGAAATGGATATTGCTGAAGGTTTTCTGTGGTTCCATAGTTTGAACAATGTGGGAGAAAAGAGAAGTGTGGGATTGAACAGTGCAGTGGTTGAGAGAATGAAGTGGGAGCAGGAAAGAGCAGGGTGGAATGGAggaaaagagaaggaaattAGAGTGAAGAAAGTGGAAGAATTTAAGGGGACTAAGAGGTGGAAGGAATTTGGTTGTTATGTGTTGGTAGAGACTTTTGTACTAAAAGCATTGGATGGAACCACATTACTCACCTATGCTTTCAAACACCATGATGAACTTAGGAGTAAATGGGAATGAAAACTTTTGTTATTGGTTTAATTTCAAACAGCTTGCCAAACTCACCCATATCTGTGTAGAATGACTGTCAatttttgtgagattttgttCACTAAGTTTGTTCATTCATTTAGTTTCATTGTAATCATTTCTATATTGCTTACAGATTGTATGGATAAACCATGATATTTTCTCCATATCTATATTGGACCATGAGCCTCAACCATATGTAGAGTCACAAACTTGAAAAACGGAATACAGGGCACTTCTTCCTGCTTCCCCATTTTCTCTTCCTACACCCCTAAAATCTTATATTCCAATTTTAGccttataaaatttatactagAGAACGAAAAGTTAATCTTGTTACCTTCTTCGTTGAACAGTTGCTTCAAATCTCCTTCTTTTCTTTACCTTCTTCCGATGCGGTGGGATATGTAGCATTTGAGGTGTTTAAGTTGGTTATGGATTGCGTAATCCAAAATGTGTTACCGAATCCGAAAATATgatttagaataaacttttttgTATGCATTATGTTATAGGAAATTCTAGACCTTATATGAACTAGTTAACTTTTTTGTAACAATAGTATCAAATATAGACAATTTCAGTTACAATTTCAAGtatgagtttaaattttatattgagtagaaataaaaaaagtagaatatcatataagttcaaaattcattaactcgttattttatagttttaaataagAAGTGTTGTCAATCCTTTGAACTCAGTATTAGATTTGTCTTGGTGACCTGCGGTACGAAGAGatacttataattttgattgaGAGTCAAAGATCTATTAACCTATTGtcttaaaattttagataaaaaattatgtcaatctcttatataattgaattcatGTCTTATTAATATTgtgttttcatattattttataggttttgaCAATCCtatcattatcttattttttttttcttggagaGGAATACTTGAAACTTAGAATTTATATTGACAtctccaagaaaagaaaagagttcCATTCTCACTCTACAATAATTTGTTATGACATGGAAAAAAGTTTCATTGAGTTTCACTATACACATGGTTCAAGGTGTTCTCAAACTATAATATTCATGTATTCATACTCTTAAATTGTTTTTGTAGTcaatattgtttatattaaaaagcaacttatatctcttaaaatatgttaaatacgacgaaacatattttatcattttttgttaataaattattaatttttattaactgTTTTTCACACTTATGAGGTTATAAAGAGCGTCTAAACCCAAAGACTTAAGTGTTTTTTGAAGTTTCTCCatataattaatgatttatacatttgattttattaatatcttttCGCTCTTAACtaataaactttttttgtttctcttttataaGATTGTTTTCTAATGGactcattttgttttctttgctacataacaaaaatttgaaaaataatttaagcttatattttatttctgcatattaattatttagaaataatattaaaaaagtattactattacatatacatttattattattaattacataatcaatttataaataagtttgaaTAAGATATTAAACCAATTTGTTTAAACTTAAGTATTGAtcaaataattaacttttaaaataaccaTTTATTTAAGTACGtataatttgtttaaagtgGAAAATTTCTCACTTTTAAATTTAGCAAATTAGATAAATAcacaaaaagcaaaaatatgtttattttatgagaAGAGCACCTACTTTATAAAATATGCACTAATAAACTCATtcataatatttgatatataagatgaattacataatattattttttgcatatgttatattttaaacataaactaTAAACTATATCAGAATACCAATGTTGGTGTGTTCGATATTCATATTTGATTACGTGTTTCGTAGCAAATAACTTGGCAGCTCAGAATTTCTGTCTGCAATGTGTCATCTTTGTAGCATACAAGGTTAGAATGTCACCTATTCCAGTATAATCTAAATCCAAATGCAGAAACCGAACAGAATATCTCTCCAGCTTGCAACAGATAAACATTATCACATTTCACTTTTCCTGATAACACTTAGAATCTAGAAAtttagcatatatatatatatatatatatatatatatatgcatattcaTAAGAAGCAAAGATTGAGTTTGTAACTAAGATTGAATTATAAGGAAATACATCAGAAATATCAGAGAGAAAAATGTATGTGACAAGACCATTTTCTATGTACAAGAGGAACCCTGAGGTTCTTTCAGATCCTCCATTGGGACCAAATTCAGGTTATCTTGTAATATGGGATGAACCCACATCTTACAGTTGTTTCGGATTATGTGAAGACCCAGAAATCAAGAATCTTCCTTTTCCTCAGGACAAGAACTTAATCATCACAGACACATACACCAGCCATGCAGCTCAACAAAATAACCCTCCCAACCAAACCATCACATACTGGGACAAGGTCTTGTTCATCCCAGTATTGAATCAGCCACTGTCTTCAAACCGCTACTACGCCATAAGAAGGGACGGTAATTATCAAGGGTATGgatcatatttttctatatcAGTACCTTGATATGGTTTTTAACTTTTAGATTACATAATATGTCAAATTTGAAAACTTCATCTTCCAATCGAAGTATCTAGCTTCCAATAacttcaatattatatatatatctattttttatccAATTTGTGTGTTAAGGTGTTTTGACATTTATTCTTTTCAGCTTTTGGAAGTATTATGTACATATGAACTTATGATGtaatcttgttttgtttttttcttaaacattcATTTGACTGTGTCTGAACCAAAATATCTGCCATGTTGTAataatttcttgttttaaagAGATTTAAGAAAACAGAAGCAGGATTTCTTTATATGTAATCTCTACGTGAATTTCAGCGAAGCAAGCACAAGTTCAAAGGAAGGAGAAAAAGCTACTTGTTTCTGTTTCCGCTTTGTCAAAGATGTTGAACCAAGACCTTTGGTTCCCTCTGATGATTATCAGAAGGTTGAAATAACCAATAAGCATAACGGTTTTCATGCAAAGTCTGTTGCCCCAGATGGAATTCCTCCTGACTTCTTGAGGAGTAAAGGTTGGCGTGTAAAGGCTAGCACTCCCCACAATTACCATTTGGATGAAGCTTTAGGCTCCAATGACTGTTTACGGTCCAAGCTTCCGGATTTCAACTTCCCATTGTCTAATGATAGTTCTGAATCAGTGGTAGTTGGAAAGTGGTACTGcccttttatgtttttgaagGAAAGAATGAGACTAAAGGAGCAGATGGAAAGGTCATTGTTCTATGAGGTCACACTAGAGCAAAGAtgggaaaaaatattttcaaaggaAGTTGCAAATAGTGAAGATAGTGTGCTTGTTGAAGTTGTGATTCAGACAGAAGTTGTGAAGGTTGCAGGAAGGGATGCTGTTTGGGATGAAAGTGGGGTGGTTGAGAAGGTGCTGTGGTTTAAGAGTGTTGATGAAGTTGGAAGAGAGATGAGTGTTGGACTGAGTTTGGAAGTGGTGGAGAGAATGAAATGGGAGCAGAAAAGAGTTGGGTGGAAAGCAAGTAATGGAAGGCAAGAGAGTGTGATGAGAGTAGAGGAGTTTAGAGGAATGAACAAGTGGGAGAAATTTGGTTGTTATATGCTGGTAGAGACTTTTGTTTTTAAGAGAATGGATGGAAGTTTGGTTCTGACTTATGATTTCAGGCATCCACATCAAATTATGTGCAAATGGGAATGAGAGTTATTACAATCTAGTTACTATGTGATTGTTTTGGAATGCAAAGCTAGAACAAGGGGAAATACTTCACCTTCCCATATGCTTTGAAGATATGTATgctttgtaaatattttgtgtgtaattttacttttaaaagcaaGTTTGGCCTTTTCAGTTAGGACATATAGCAGATAATGTAAGCTTTATGTAGAATGTATAATCTTCCATTAGCTTATAATTATGAATGAGTGAATGTTATAATCTTCATATTGGCATGGTCACTTTTCTCTTGGATCTTGATATATCTGGCCCAACATGATGCATATAAGATTTTGTTCTCATGGGCTATCTGATTTGCTTTCCCTTAGTCAACATTAAATAACATTACAACTGAAATatgcagaaaagaaaaacaagaactAACCAAACATTAAATAACACAAATATGCAGAAAAGAAATCAATCACTCCCATTTGCACCTAATTTGATGTTTGTGTCTGAATTCGTAAGATAACACCAATCTGCTATCCATTGCCTTCAATATAAAACTTTCTACCAGCACGTAGCAACCAAATTTCACCCACTTGTTAATTGTTCCTTCAAACTTCTCCACTCTTTCCACTCTCACTTGCCTTTCATTCCCTGCAATCCACCCAACTCTTTCTTGCTCCCATTTCATACCATTAACAATTTCCAAACTCAGTCCAACACTTCTT
Proteins encoded:
- the LOC106776403 gene encoding uncharacterized protein LOC106776403, with the translated sequence MYVTRPLSLFKKSSDALSLPPPEGPNSGILVIQDEEIEPTSCFGLGEFHELKELPFPQNLNLELFYRSGISLNRTTHYHHVAFIPVLNQPLSSNKYYVINLNGKKRGEAYINSKEEDLDTFCFYNAVTDVPLHQIDVSDAYQEFEIYPRRSKVTFRSGFSAKSVAPDGYPPRFLSRRWKVSASSGSSDSSLSEASGVNEALRGSKPEFKFSLAKRSSDSVVVGKWYCPFMFIKEGTHRTLKEEMRKSMFYEMTLEQKWEKIFSCKNQNEVEKTVVVDAVVQKELVVIAGWEAVMDEMDIAEGFLWFHSLNNVGEKRSVGLNSAVVERMKWEQERAGWNGGKEKEIRVKKVEEFKGTKRWKEFGCYVLVETFVLKALDGTTLLTYAFKHHDELRSKWE
- the LOC106776852 gene encoding uncharacterized protein LOC106776852, giving the protein MYVTRPFSMYKRNPEVLSDPPLGPNSGYLVIWDEPTSYSCFGLCEDPEIKNLPFPQDKNLIITDTYTSHAAQQNNPPNQTITYWDKVLFIPVLNQPLSSNRYYAIRRDGNYQGEASTSSKEGEKATCFCFRFVKDVEPRPLVPSDDYQKVEITNKHNGFHAKSVAPDGIPPDFLRSKGWRVKASTPHNYHLDEALGSNDCLRSKLPDFNFPLSNDSSESVVVGKWYCPFMFLKERMRLKEQMERSLFYEVTLEQRWEKIFSKEVANSEDSVLVEVVIQTEVVKVAGRDAVWDESGVVEKVLWFKSVDEVGREMSVGLSLEVVERMKWEQKRVGWKASNGRQESVMRVEEFRGMNKWEKFGCYMLVETFVFKRMDGSLVLTYDFRHPHQIMCKWE